In Streptomyces sp. NBC_00341, the DNA window GCCCGCACTGCCGGCCGACAGCAGGGTGGGCGTGACGGTCGCGGAGCCCAGGCCGGAGTCGGTGCTGTCGACGGCACCCATCGCGGCCCCGAGACCGGCGATGGACAGCACCTGGTGAGCGGCCTCGACCGCGGCGTTGATCCCCTTCTGCGGTTCCAGACCGGCGTGCGCCGCCCTGCCATGTACGACGACCTCGTACCGGGAAGTGCCCTTGCGGGCGGTCTTGAGCGCACCCTCGTCGTCCGCGGACGGTTCCAGAACAAGGGCGGCCGCGCACCCCCGCACGGATTCCTCGATCAGTTGCCGGGAGGTCGCCGAGCCGACCTCCTCGTCCCCGTTGACCAGTACGCCCACCCCGTCCAAGGACGGAAGCGAGGCCAGGGCGTGGAACATCTGCACCAGGCCCGCCTTCATGTCCAGGACCCCTGGGCCGCGGGCGATCCCGTCGGTCACCGACCAGGGGTGGCTCTCGATCGACCCCATGGGCCACACCGTGTCGTGGTGTCCTATCAACAGGACCCGAGGGGTGCCGAACGTCCACCGCAGATGGGTCACACCGTCGATCACGATCGTCTCCGGCCCGGCCCCCAGCAGCCTCGTCCCGAGCGCGCCCACCACCTCGGCGCTCCGCGCCACCGCCGCGTGGTCGGCAGAGAAGGACTCGCAGCGCACGAGTTCCGCCAGATCGGCCAGCATCGCCGGCAGCAGGATTGCGGCCCCCCGGGTCATCGGTCCCGCTCCACGCCAACTCCTGGTCGTGCTAACCGTCGTGACAACACATTTCCCCCTCGGACGTCCTGGGCACTGGTGCGGCGGGGCCGTTCCCGCTGCGAAGTCCCGCCGCGTGACCGACGTTAGGGCGGGCCAAGGCATTCCACCAGCGACTGGATTGCATGGGACCCATGCACCTGGAGAATGGGTTGTGGGAAGACGGGCGATGCCCGGAGGATCGTGAAAGGGGAGAGACGTGTTCGAGGTCGACGCACTTCGGCTGCTCGTGGCCGTGGCAGAGGCCGGATCGTTCACCAAGGCGGCGGTCCGGCTCAATTACACCCAGTCCGCGGTCTCCCGGCGGATCGCCGCGCTGGAACAGCAGGCGGGCGGCCCGCTGTTCGAACGGCTCCCTCGGGGCGTACGGCTCAATCCCCGCGGCCGGACACTGCACCGGCACGCCGTGGAGGTGCTCGACCGGCTGTCCCGGGCGGCCCGGGAGCTGGCCGTGCTGAACGCGGGGAACGGCGGACTGCTGCACACGGGAGCCTTCGCCACTGCCAACATCTCGCTCGTGCCCACCGCCCTGCGGGCACTCCAGCACGCCAAGCCGGATGTCGAGGTCATCGCGGTCGAGGGCTGGACCGACACGCTGATGGAACGCCTCCAGGACGGGGCGTTGGACCTTGCTGTCGTCAGCGACTACCCGTCTGGTCTGCCGTCGGCTGCCGGTGTCACGACGACCATGCTGTGCGAGGACGAACTGTTCGTGGCCCTCCCCCGCGCGCACCGCCTGGCCGGAGCCCCATCGGTCGACCTGCGTGAACTGCGGGACGAGGCATGGCTTCACAGCGCGTACGGCGACCGTCCTACGATGCTCGCCGATGCCTGCGCACGGGCGGGCTTCACCCCCAGGAAGATCATCCGGATCGCGGAATGGACCGGGAAGTTCGGCTACGCCGCCGCCGGACTTGGGGTGGCGCTGGTCCCCTCGCTGGCCGCCCGGGCGGTCCCCGACGAACTCGTCCTGTGCCGCCTCACCGACCCGGCCCTGCGCCGGACCGTCCATGTGGCGCTGCCTGCAGCCCCGCTGCCGGCGGCGCTGACACTGAGGGACCTGCTGCACGACGCCGTTGACTGAACCAACGGCTCCAGGCCGCTGCGGCCTCCCTTGTGGCGACACCGGGGCACGGCATGATCCCCGGACATGACCTGGCCGGATCCGTCGAGGAAGTGACAGGGAGCTGAGAACCCGCTGAGCGCGTCCAGGATGCGCGTTCCGTGACCGCTGCGACTAGCCTGTCGCGGTGATGACCTCGGTACTGGCGATCGCCCTCCAGGACACGAATCAGCCCCTGCTGCGTCCACTGCCGATCGCAGCAGCCGACGTGCTCCACAACGTTGACGCCCCGCCACGTCTGGTCGCCCATCTGCGAGCAGTCCATGACGTGGCCGGGCAGCTCCTGGAATGGATCGCTGGACGCGACCTCGACCTCGGCATCAGCCCGGAGGCCGTTCTCTTCGGAGCCGCGACCCACGACATCGGAAAGACTCTGCACCCCGCCGAGTTGTCCGCGGCCGGCTCGCAGCACGAAGAAGCCGGCCGTGAGCTGCTGATGGCCCAGGGCGTCGATTCCGTCATGGCACGCTTCGCCGCGACCCACGCCGCTTGGACCACCGAAGAGGCCGGGATGGAAGACCTCCTGGTCAGCCTGGCCGACAAGATCTGGAAGAACAAGCGGGTCCCCGAACTCGAAGACCTTGTCGTCGCCCGACTCGCAGCGGCGAGCGGAAGGCCGGTCTGGGAGGAGTTCCTCGACCTGGACAGCGTGCTCGCCCGCATCGGTGACCAGGCCGACGAACGCCTCGCCTTCCAGATGTCCTACCCGACAGTCGGGAGCGGCCGTCGACTGCCGGACCTCCCGGACGCGCTCGCGACATGGTTCGCCAGGAACGGAGCGGGTCTCCGCACGCGTGGGATCAGCGCTGAACTGCGGCACTCCCCAGAAGACGGCCGGCTCAAGAACAGCTCATGGCTGACGGTCGAGGCCGGGGACCGGGTCACACGGATCACCGTCTGGAACAGTGGTGAAGCCGAACTCGACTTCGTGGACCTCGGCAGCGGTGACCACCGTCCCGTGCACCGGGACCTCCGAACCGAGCAAGAACTCCAGGCCCTCCTCGTATCCGTACTCGACTGGATCGACCCCGGGACAAAGGGCTGACCACGAGGGCCGACCGGTTCCCCATGCCCGGCCGCGTTCGGCCCCCTTGTTGAACTGGGTTACGTGCAGCCTACGTTCGCCCGGATCGCGGAACGGGCCGGGTTGAGCAGCAACCGGCTGATCTCGTATCACTTCGCCGGGAGGAGTGAGCTGATCGCCGCTCTTGTCGCGGAGGCGTACGCGGACATCACCCGGCACATGACCGAGCGCACCCGTGCGGCGACCGGGCCCCGCGAAGCGCTGCACGCGTACATCCGCGCGCTGGCCGGCTACATCGCCGAGCATCCGAAGCGGATGCGCACGCTCATGTCGGTGTTCCTGGACCACCGGGCCGAGGACGGCGGGCGCAGTTACGGCGGGGGCGACGAGCGCGATGCGGTCGACCCGGTGCGGCGGGTCCTGGCGGAGGGGCAGCGTACGGGTGAGTTCCGTGTGTTCGACAGCTTCGTGATGGCGACGACGATCCAGCGCTCCATCGACGGGCTGCCGTTCCTGCTGCGTTCCGAACCCGACCTCGATCTGGCGTCGTACGCAGAGGAGTTGGTCGAGCTGTTCGACCGTGCGACCTGCTGCTCGGGCGGGCACGCCGGGCGGGTGGCGGCTCCGTCGCCCTGGAGATCGGCCGGCCGTGACGGTTCACGGTCAGGCGGTAGCGTGCGGCCATGACTTGGCGTGGACCGACGTACAGGATGGTGGACGGAGAGAGGATCGACGGGGCCTGGTCTCACATCTGGCGGAGGTATCTACCGGACGGTGAGTACTACCTCGACGACCTGATCGTCTTCGCGGACGGAACGATCACCTGCGGAGAACGTACGGACCTGGCCGGCCTGGAGAAGTTGCTCGCGGCGGGCCGGCTCGCGGTGAGCAACTCCACGACTCCAGTGCTTCCCGACGAACCGTCGAAGTGGGCCTCTCGTCGTGGCGAGCCGCTGACTCCGGAGGGTTTTCTTCTGGAGGTCGCGGACCGCATCGAAGCGCTCAACCAGCGGCCGACTGCCGACGAGCGTTGCTGGGACGCGATCCGCCGCTTTCAGCAGGAGCCGACCGAGTCCGGTCGGGCGCTGCTCCGGGCGGCGTACCTGGCGGTTCCACCGCATCTGCGGATCTACGTGCTCGGGGACATGGACCGTCAGGACCGTCCTCTGCGGATCCTGCTCACGGACATCGGTGAGGCCGTCGACGGCGATGGACCCGTAGTGACGGCGGAGAGGCACAGGGACGCCCTGGACTACTTCAACCGCGGAGACCAGGGTGTCCGGAGCGAACAGGAGCGGCAGGCCGTCCTGCACGCCGACGACCCTTCTGGGCCGGGCCGAGCGGTGCTCACCTCGCACGAGACCGTCTACCCGCGGGGCTGGCCCGAACAGCCGGGGCTGTTCATGCTCCGCAACGAATTCCCGGCGCAGATCACGTTCGCCGGCGAGTCCTACGCGTCCGTGCTCCACGGATACTGGGCGCTGTCAGCGGCCGATGCCTCGGACAGCGCCGCGATCCGGGATGCGGCGTCCGGTCGGGAGGCGCATGAGCGGGGTGGCCGGGCGGCGCACCGGACTGACTGGCCGGACGTACGGCTCGCGGTCATGGCGGGGCTGCTTCGCGCGAAGTTCACGCAGCACCCCGGACCCGCCCAGGTACTCCTCTCCACGGGGGACGCCAGGATCAGCTACACCGGCTTGTCGGACTCGCCCTTCTGGCGGGATGATTCCGACGGCCGGGGACGGAACTGGATGGGGCGGCTGCTTGAGCTGACCCGCTCCGAGCTCGTCGCCCAGCAGGCTCTCCGGACTTGAGGGGCAGGCGTGCGGACCGCGTCTGTCCGCTACGGCGAACCTTCCGACTGCGGCGGACCGGCGGAGGAACCCGGCCACGCCACGTCGTCGAACCCGAGCCACGGCGCGGCGGCAACGGCGGTGGGGGTCACGCCGGTGAACGCCCTGACCTCGCGGTGGAGGTGGGACTGGTCGACGTAGCCGGTCGCGGCCGCCACCGTAGCGGCGGCGTCACCGGCCGCGAGCAGGTGAGCGGCGTGGTCGAAACGGACCAGCCGGGCGGCGAGCTTGGGGGTGAGGCCGACCTGGGACCGGAAGCGGGACCAGAGGCGTTTACGGCTCCACCCCAACTCGCCCGCCAGATCGTCCACCCGTACCTGCCCCCGGCCGTTGAGCATCCGCGACCAGGCGGCGGCGACCTCCGGGTCGCGCGGTGGACGGGCGTCCAGTCGCCGGCCGAGGACGTCCGCCACGATCGTGAACCGCTCGTCCCACGACGTGGCGGCGCGCAGTCTGTCCTCGGTCCGCCCGGCGTCGCGCCCCCAGACGTCTGCCAGCGGGACCACTGAGCCGACGAGTTCGGTCGACGCGCCGAGCACCGTGGCCGCCACGATCGGCGAGAGCCGGATCTGGAGGCACCGGCACTGTTCGGTCTCCGGGCCGCTGACCCGGAGGATTCCCGGGGTCAGTCCGACGACGACGCTGCCGCGTTCGCGCCGCCCGTGGGCGTCGTAAGCGGGGCCGGCTCCCTCGCTCAGGTCCACGAACAGGGTGACCGACGGGTGCGCGACCATGGTGATGTCCACGAGCGCCGGGACGCGTTGGGCGAACCCGGCCATGGTGATGCCGGGAAGCCGCTGCGACTTCCGTGGAACGGCGACTTCCACTGATGTCCAGTCGGGTGACCCGGTGGTCCACACGGCACCAGGGTAGCGAGCGGTGTCAGCGGTGGGCAGCCGCGAAGGCCAGCAGCCGTTCGCCGGTCTCCTGCGGCGCTTCGAGCATGGGGAGGTGCCCGACGCCGGGCAGCTGCTCGACGCGCGCGTTCGGCACCGTCTCGTAGCGGTGTGCCGAAGACGGGTCCCAGCGGCGGTCGGCCGCGCCGAAGATCACCAGGACCGGGACGTCGAGGGAGGCGAGGCGCTCGGGCACGCTCCGCTCGGCGATGTACGCGGTGTTCCGGCGCAGCACGGTCCTGAACGTGCGGTAGCCGATGCTCCGGGCCTCGGCGATCAGTTCGTCCGGGATCTCCACCGGGCGGTTGCACACCGAGGTCATCCCCCTGCGGAGCATCGAGTCCGAGCGGATCGACCAGAGGAGCCGGCCCAGCGGCGGGGCGATCAGCGCCCGGAGGACGGCGGGCTGAGGAAGGAGCGCGTCGGGACTCGGGCCGCTGCTGATCAGCGCGAGCGAACCGACCAGGTCCGGGCGTTGTTCGGCGAGCGCGGTGGCGATGTAGCCCCCGCTGGAGTGCCCGACCGCGGTGACCCGGCCGAGGGCGAGCTCGTCGAGCACCGCGGCCAGGCGGCCCGCCTGCTCCGGCACGTCGTACGACGGCGCGGGCGGGGAGTGGCCGTGCCCCGAGAGGTCGACCCGGATGACGTGGTGCCGCGCGGAGAGGGCCGGCACCACCGGTCTCCAGGAGCCGCCGGAGGATCCCGATCCGTGGATGAGCAGCAGCGGCGGGGCCTGCCGCGGGCCGTGGTGGACCACGTGCATCCCGTGCGAGTGCGTGACGCCTTCATGTCCCATGTACGGGACGATGCCTGTGCGGACGGCGATCGGTCTTGTACAAATGTCGTCGCCAAGGGCTGTCCCACCCATGCCGCCCGGTCATCGAGTGACGAGGCGCGGCCCCTCCCGCTGCTGAGGGCGGGAGGCGCGGGCCCCCGCCCTCAGTCGGGCTGGAAGAACTCAAGCATCCGCCGGCCGGCGTCCGGCGACATCAGCAGTTCCTGCATCCTCGCGGACATCCGGGCGGCGGCAGCGGTGCGTTCGAACATCTCGCGTTCGTATTCCTTGACGGCGGCGGGTACGTCGTCCGGGTGCGCGGCCAGCGCGAGGCCGAGCAGGGCGCCGTCGACCAGTGCCATGTTGGCGCCCTCTCCGACCGGCGGCATCAGATGCGCGGCATCACCGAGCAGCGTGACGTCCGGCGCCGACGGCCAGGTCAGGCCGGCCGGGAGCGTGGTGATCGAGCGCGGTACGACCGTGTCGTCGCAGGCCGCGATCAGCGCGGTGAACCGCGCGTCCCAGCCGGGGAGCAGGTCGATCAGCCGTGCACGGGCGGCGGCCGGGTCGTCGAACGGGATACCGCTGGTGGCGAACCAGTCCTCCGCGGTGTTGTAGAAGCTGATGCCGATGCGAACCCGGCCGTCGCCGTTGCGCTGCGCCGCCAGGGAGATTCCGTTGCCGAGCACCCAGTAGTTGCCGCGCCCGACCATCGCCGCGAGGTCGGGGTGCGTGCGGTCGATGTCGGGAATGCCGATCTCGACGACGTTCTGGCCTATGTGCGCCGGGCGGGCGTCGGTGAGCATTGGGCGGACCCGGGACCGCGCGCCGTCCGCGCCCACCAGCAGGTCATACGGTGCGCTGCCGCCTCCGGCGAAGCGCAGCAGGCCGCTGCCGGCGGACTCGAAGGCGTGCCCCCATCGCACCGTCCCCTCGGGGAGGGAGTCCAGCAGCAGGTCGCGCAGATCGGCGCGGTCGATCTCGGGGCGCTCGGACGGGGCGTCGTCGGGCGTGTCCTCCTGGAGGAGCAGGGTGCCGTCGGGCTCCAGGAGGCGCATGTCCTGCCCCGCGCCCCGGGCCAGCGTGTGGAACCGGTCGATCAGACCGGCCTCGCGGAGCGCCCGTTGGCCGGAGTGGATGTCGAGCATGCCGCCCTGACCGCGTGCGTCCCGTGACGATTCCCGTTCGTAGACGGTGGCGTCGATTCCGTTCACGTGCAGCACCCGGGCAAGGGCCAGGCCGCCTGGGCCGGCTCCGACGATGGTCATGGTCATGGGCATGCTCTTCCCCTTCGATACACGAACACGCTGATGCATGAACACGCTGATGCACGAACACGCTGATACGCCGTACTGGCCGATACACTGTATCGCTCGATGCGATGTATTATGAGCGGCATGTTGGTGTGGGAGAGGCCGGAGCCCCCGAATCGCCCGGTACCGGTGCCGTTGAGCCGGGAGGACATCGTGCGAGCGGCGATCCGGCTGGCCGACGCGGACGGCCTGGACGCGGTGTCGCTGCGCAAGGTCGCCACCGCTCTGGATGTCCGTCCGATGCGGCTGTACAGCTACATCGCCGGCAAGGAGGAGCTGCTCGACCTGATGGTCGACGCCGCCCATGCCGAGATCCGGCCGGCCGGAGACGGCTGGCGCGAGGTGCTCCGCTCTCTTGCCGAAGCCACTCGGCACGCCGCTCACGAGCACGAATGGCTCGCGGATCTACTGGGCGGCCGGCCCCAGCTCGGCCCGAACGCGCTGGCCGGCGGGGAGAGAGTGGTGGCCGCTCTGGGCGACATCGGCCTGGACGCCACCATGCCGGTGGTCGCCGCGGTCAACGCGTACGTGATCGGCGCGGTGCGCCGGGAGAACGCCGAGCGGCGTGCCGAACGGGCCACCGGGATGGACGAGAAGCGCTGGCAGGCATCGCTCGGGCCCTATCTGGAGCGGACGTTCGCCACCGGCCGGTTCCCCGCGCTGGCCACGGTGGTGCGCGATGCCGCCCACCTGGACGCCGATCAGACCTTCCGGCTCGGCCTCGACTTCCTGCTCGACGGCATCGAGGCCCGCCTCTCACTGTGACGCGCGGCCGGAGGGCGTGGCGGCTTCGCCACGGATGAGGGCTTCGCCACGGATGAGGTTCTCGCCGCACACTCCGCCGTGTCCCCGCTGTCCGGCCCGTCCGCCCTCTCCCGCTGCACGCCCCTGTACGCCGTCGGCAAACACCCCTGGGACGGCGGCAGTTCCCTGCCAGCATGACCGGATGAGCAACAACACGGCGGTTCGTCGCCTCGACCTGGGGTACTTCGTCCGGCCCGCGTCGGAGAGCGGTGGCCCTCAGCCGCGTGTCGAATCCGTACTCGCCTACCTGGTCCGACGTGACGAGGGGCTGATCCTCTTCGACACCGGTATCGGTGACGCCGGTCCTGATACCGAAGCCCACTACCGCCCACAGCGCCGAGAACTGCGGAGGGCGCTCGCAGCCTCCGGAGTCTCCCTCTCGGATGTGTCCCTGGTGGTGAACTGCCATCTTCACTTCGACCACTGCGGGGGCAATCCGCTGCTGGGCGGCAGGCCGATCCTGGTGCAGGACGTGGAACTGGCCGCCGCACGTCGAGGCGACTACACCGTGGACGAACTCGTCGACTTCCCCGGTGCGACCTACGAGGAGATCTCCGGAGAAGCCGAGGTCTGGCCAGGAGTGTGGATCATCCCCACCCCTGGCCACACCGACGGTCATCAGTCACTGGTGGTCCGGCAGGATGACGGCACCGTCATCCTCGCCGGACAGGCACACGACTTCGCGTCCCACTTCGCAGCCGATCAGCTGGCTCACCACGCCGGACTCCAAGGTCTGGAGCAGCCGCTTCCGACGTACAGGCCGTGGCTGGGGCGGCTCCTGGAGTTCGATCCACGGCGTGTGCTGTTCGCGCACGACTGCTCGGTCTGGGAGCCGCCTTGCTGAGCAGCCGGGAGTCCGGGAGTACAGGGCTCAATCGAGTACGGCGGCGACGGCTTCGATCTCGACGAGCTGGTCCTTGTAGCCGAGCACGGTGACACCCATCAAGGTGCTGGGGACGTCATGGTCGGCGAACGAGTCGCGGACCACCTGCCAGGCGGTCACCAGGTCCTCCTGGCGGGCTGACGCGACGAGGACCCGGGTGCTGATCACGTCCTGGAGAGACGCGCCCGCGGCGGCGAGAGCGGTCCGCATGTTCTCGATCGCTTTCGCCGCCTGGCCCGCGTAGTCCCCGATCGCCGCCGTGGAGCCGTCCTCGTTCAGCGGACACGACCCGGCGAGGAAGATCAGGCGGGCCTCGGCGGGCGCCGTGGCCGCGTAGGCGTACTCGGCGACGTCGGAGAGGGAGTCGGAGCGGATCAGAGTGATGGCACGAGCCATGGTGGCGGGGTCCTTTCCCGTTCGGTGCGGCGGGACGGAGGCCCCGCCTGCCGTGTCATGCCGCCGACCGTCCCGCTGCCGTGGCCGGCTCCCCCAGAGGCAGGCATTCGGCGAGCAGGTCGAGGACGTCGCGCCAGGCTCGCCCCGCGTGCAGCGGATGGTGGCCGACGCCGGGGAGCACGGTGTGGGCGACCGTCGGATGGTGGAAGGCGTGCAGGGCTCCGCCGTAGACGACGAGGCGCCAGTCGACGCCCGCGGCCTGCATCTCGGCGGTGAACGCGTCGCGTTGGGCGGACGACATGATGGGGTCCTCCGAACCGACGCCGGCCCATACCGGGCAGTGAATGCGTGCCGCCTCGCCCGGCCGGCCCGTGTTCAGTCCGTTGACCGTCCCGATCGCGCGGAGGCCGACTCCGTCGCGTCCGAGTTCCAGCGCGATGATGCCTCCGGTGCCGTAGCCGATGGCGGCGATCCGGTCGGGATCGGTCCGTGGTTCGGCGCGCAGCACGTCCAGCGCCGCGTGCCCGATGTCCCGCATCCGGTCGGGGGCGGCGAGCAGCGGGGTCACGTGCGCCAGCATCTGCTGGGGGTCTTCGAAACAGCGCCCGCCGTTGATGTCGAAGGCCAGCGCCACGTATCCCAGCTCGGCCAGGGCGTCGGCACGGCGGCGCTGGATGTCGGTCAGGCCGAGCCCCTCGGGCCCGAGCAGGACCGCGGGTGCGCGGTCGGTGCCGGCCGGGAGCGCGAGGTGCCCGATCATCGTCAGTCCGTCTGCCGGGTACTCGACCGTGCGCGTGGTAACCGTCGTCATATGACTGGACTGTAGTGATCTCCGGGCCCGGCCGGGCGGGACTTCACCCTCGGCGGAACACCGCCGGATGCCCCCTCCCAGAAGGCCTCAAGGGCTGTTGGCGGCCCTCCTGGCCCGGCCGGGTCCGTGCGGGCCCGGGAATGAGCTGGCCCCGGTACGGGCCGGGGCGGTAGTTGTTGACGATGACCACTCCTGCTGAAGAGTTGCTTCCGGCTACGCGGCGCGCCCTGCTGCACCGCATCGCCACCGCCCAGTCCGACGGGCGTTCACCTTCCGTCGTCGCCGCTGTCCGGCGGCAGGGGCAGACCGTCTGGAACGGCGCCCGCACCTGTGTCGACGGCCACGCCCCCGATGACGACACGCAGTTCAGGATCGGATCCCTCACCAAGACGTTCACCGCGGTGCTGGTCCTGCGGCTGCGTGACGAGGGGCTGTTGGATCTGGCCGATCCGCTGGAGAAGCACCTGACCGGAACGGGTTTGGGCGAGGTCACCATTCACCAGCTGTTGGGCCACAGCGCGGGGCTCGGCGCGGAGTCGCCCGCTCCGTGGTGGGAACGGACGCCGGGCAGTCTGCGGCCCGAGCTCACGGATGTGCTCGGTGAGCAGACCCGGATGCACACACCTGGTCGTCGTCACCACTACTCCAACCCCGGATACACGGTGCTCGGAGCGCTGATCGAAGCCGTGCGCGGGGCGTCCTGGGCGCAGGTCCTGAAGCGTGAGCTCCTGGAGCCGCTGGGCATGCACCGTACGAGTCCCGGGCCGGAGGCGCCGCATGCCGGTGGCTGGGCCGTCCACCCGTGGGCGGACGCCATGCTGCCCGAGCCGGCCGAGGACCTCGGACTGATGGCTCCGGCCGGTCAGCTCTGGTCCACCACCGCCGACCTTCTCCGGTTCGCCGCCTTCCTCGCCGAGGGAGACGACCGGGTGCTCTGCGCCGCCTCCGTGGCGGAGATGAAGGCGCCGTCCGCACCCTCTGATCCGGGGGACTGGGAGGGGAATTACGGTCTGGGGCTCCAGGTGATCCACAGGAAGGGCCGCACGCTTGTCGGGCACACCGGGTCGCTCCCCGGATTCCTGGCCACCCTGTGGTTCTGCGCCGAGGAGGACGTGGCGGCGGTGGTGTTCGCCAACGTCACCTCCGGGCCACCGATCGGTGAGGTGGCCGCTGACCTCGTGGACATCGTCGCGGAGGCCGAGCCCCGCATCCCGGAGCCCTGGCGCCCGCTGCCCGAGGTGGACGCGGAGCTGCTCGCGCTGACCGGCCCCTGGTACTGGGGTACGCGTCCCAACGTCCTGCGCCTGAACGCCGATCGCGGACTGGAACTCCGAGGCCTCCGCGGCGACGGCCGCGGCGCTCGGTTCACCGCCCGGCCGGACGGCACCTGGATCGGGCTGGACGGCTATTACGCGGGGGAGACGCTGCGGATCGTCCGGAACGACGACGGCAGCGTGAACCATCTGGACCTGGGTTCGTTCGTCTTCACTCGCGAACCGTACGATCCCGCGGCGGCCGTTCCGGGCGGAGTGGACGAGAACGGGTGGCGCGGACTGGGAAGTTGAGCGTCCTGTTTCACGTGAAACATGGCAGCGGACGGACGGCTCAGGCGGTCAACTCCCGCTCCAGCGGGGTGCGGAAGCGCGGTGTGATCCGCGCTTCCCCCACCCAGCCCGCCAGCCGGGATGCCTCTTCCTCGATAGCCGAGGCGGCATCCCGGCCGGTGTCGGTCAGGAGTCGCCAGACCGGTTCACCGTCGGCGCGTTGTGCCCAGCCTCCGACGATGCGGCCGTCCCACCACACCGTGGGGCCGATGTTGCCGGAGCGGTCGAAGAGGGCTGCCCGGTGTTCGGCGGGGAGGTGGAAGCCGCGGTCGGCCCAGCCCATCGCGCTCGGGTCGAGCGCGGGCAGCAGCGCCGCCCAGGGCTCCGGCGCCGGTTCGGACGCGGTGTCTCCGGGGGCGACCCAGGCGGCTGAGCCGTCGTCGAGCCGTACCTCCTCGGCTCCGACGGCGGC includes these proteins:
- a CDS encoding alpha/beta fold hydrolase, with translation MGHEGVTHSHGMHVVHHGPRQAPPLLLIHGSGSSGGSWRPVVPALSARHHVIRVDLSGHGHSPPAPSYDVPEQAGRLAAVLDELALGRVTAVGHSSGGYIATALAEQRPDLVGSLALISSGPSPDALLPQPAVLRALIAPPLGRLLWSIRSDSMLRRGMTSVCNRPVEIPDELIAEARSIGYRTFRTVLRRNTAYIAERSVPERLASLDVPVLVIFGAADRRWDPSSAHRYETVPNARVEQLPGVGHLPMLEAPQETGERLLAFAAAHR
- a CDS encoding M20 family metallopeptidase, with the protein product MLADLAELVRCESFSADHAAVARSAEVVGALGTRLLGAGPETIVIDGVTHLRWTFGTPRVLLIGHHDTVWPMGSIESHPWSVTDGIARGPGVLDMKAGLVQMFHALASLPSLDGVGVLVNGDEEVGSATSRQLIEESVRGCAAALVLEPSADDEGALKTARKGTSRYEVVVHGRAAHAGLEPQKGINAAVEAAHQVLSIAGLGAAMGAVDSTDSGLGSATVTPTLLSAGSAGNTVPALARVSVDVRVPTLVAQDRVDALIRGLTPRAPGARLEVLGGRRRPPMEPGSSAGLFALASRLTAELGEEPLRGIAVGGASDGNYTAAAGCPTLDGLGAVGSGAHADTEYVKTARMVPRARLLAQLIMRTQHRPDRDRRDSV
- a CDS encoding helix-turn-helix domain-containing protein codes for the protein MAGFAQRVPALVDITMVAHPSVTLFVDLSEGAGPAYDAHGRRERGSVVVGLTPGILRVSGPETEQCRCLQIRLSPIVAATVLGASTELVGSVVPLADVWGRDAGRTEDRLRAATSWDERFTIVADVLGRRLDARPPRDPEVAAAWSRMLNGRGQVRVDDLAGELGWSRKRLWSRFRSQVGLTPKLAARLVRFDHAAHLLAAGDAAATVAAATGYVDQSHLHREVRAFTGVTPTAVAAAPWLGFDDVAWPGSSAGPPQSEGSP
- a CDS encoding NADAR domain-containing protein, which gives rise to MTWRGPTYRMVDGERIDGAWSHIWRRYLPDGEYYLDDLIVFADGTITCGERTDLAGLEKLLAAGRLAVSNSTTPVLPDEPSKWASRRGEPLTPEGFLLEVADRIEALNQRPTADERCWDAIRRFQQEPTESGRALLRAAYLAVPPHLRIYVLGDMDRQDRPLRILLTDIGEAVDGDGPVVTAERHRDALDYFNRGDQGVRSEQERQAVLHADDPSGPGRAVLTSHETVYPRGWPEQPGLFMLRNEFPAQITFAGESYASVLHGYWALSAADASDSAAIRDAASGREAHERGGRAAHRTDWPDVRLAVMAGLLRAKFTQHPGPAQVLLSTGDARISYTGLSDSPFWRDDSDGRGRNWMGRLLELTRSELVAQQALRT
- a CDS encoding FAD-dependent oxidoreductase, which produces MTMTIVGAGPGGLALARVLHVNGIDATVYERESSRDARGQGGMLDIHSGQRALREAGLIDRFHTLARGAGQDMRLLEPDGTLLLQEDTPDDAPSERPEIDRADLRDLLLDSLPEGTVRWGHAFESAGSGLLRFAGGGSAPYDLLVGADGARSRVRPMLTDARPAHIGQNVVEIGIPDIDRTHPDLAAMVGRGNYWVLGNGISLAAQRNGDGRVRIGISFYNTAEDWFATSGIPFDDPAAARARLIDLLPGWDARFTALIAACDDTVVPRSITTLPAGLTWPSAPDVTLLGDAAHLMPPVGEGANMALVDGALLGLALAAHPDDVPAAVKEYEREMFERTAAAARMSARMQELLMSPDAGRRMLEFFQPD
- a CDS encoding HD domain-containing protein codes for the protein MTSVLAIALQDTNQPLLRPLPIAAADVLHNVDAPPRLVAHLRAVHDVAGQLLEWIAGRDLDLGISPEAVLFGAATHDIGKTLHPAELSAAGSQHEEAGRELLMAQGVDSVMARFAATHAAWTTEEAGMEDLLVSLADKIWKNKRVPELEDLVVARLAAASGRPVWEEFLDLDSVLARIGDQADERLAFQMSYPTVGSGRRLPDLPDALATWFARNGAGLRTRGISAELRHSPEDGRLKNSSWLTVEAGDRVTRITVWNSGEAELDFVDLGSGDHRPVHRDLRTEQELQALLVSVLDWIDPGTKG
- a CDS encoding TetR/AcrR family transcriptional regulator: MQPTFARIAERAGLSSNRLISYHFAGRSELIAALVAEAYADITRHMTERTRAATGPREALHAYIRALAGYIAEHPKRMRTLMSVFLDHRAEDGGRSYGGGDERDAVDPVRRVLAEGQRTGEFRVFDSFVMATTIQRSIDGLPFLLRSEPDLDLASYAEELVELFDRATCCSGGHAGRVAAPSPWRSAGRDGSRSGGSVRP
- a CDS encoding LysR family transcriptional regulator: MFEVDALRLLVAVAEAGSFTKAAVRLNYTQSAVSRRIAALEQQAGGPLFERLPRGVRLNPRGRTLHRHAVEVLDRLSRAARELAVLNAGNGGLLHTGAFATANISLVPTALRALQHAKPDVEVIAVEGWTDTLMERLQDGALDLAVVSDYPSGLPSAAGVTTTMLCEDELFVALPRAHRLAGAPSVDLRELRDEAWLHSAYGDRPTMLADACARAGFTPRKIIRIAEWTGKFGYAAAGLGVALVPSLAARAVPDELVLCRLTDPALRRTVHVALPAAPLPAALTLRDLLHDAVD
- a CDS encoding TetR/AcrR family transcriptional regulator is translated as MLVWERPEPPNRPVPVPLSREDIVRAAIRLADADGLDAVSLRKVATALDVRPMRLYSYIAGKEELLDLMVDAAHAEIRPAGDGWREVLRSLAEATRHAAHEHEWLADLLGGRPQLGPNALAGGERVVAALGDIGLDATMPVVAAVNAYVIGAVRRENAERRAERATGMDEKRWQASLGPYLERTFATGRFPALATVVRDAAHLDADQTFRLGLDFLLDGIEARLSL